The following proteins are encoded in a genomic region of Capra hircus breed San Clemente chromosome 16, ASM170441v1, whole genome shotgun sequence:
- the MASP2 gene encoding mannan-binding lectin serine protease 2 isoform X2, which translates to MRLLVFLGLLWGSAAASSGPQWPKPVFGRLASPGFPDQYANNQERHWALTAPPGYRLRLYFTHFQLEPSYLCEYDFVKLSAGTKELATLCGSESTDTERAPGNDTFYSPGSSLDVTFRSDYSNEKPFTGFEAFYSAEDIDECQVPPGEAPTCDHHCHNHLGGFYCSCRVGYVLHRNKRTCSALCSSQVFTARSGELSSPEYPQPYPKLSSCTYSIHLEEGFHIILDFVESFDVEMHPETLCPYDSLKIRTDKAEYGPFCGKTLPRRIETKSNTVTITFTTDQSGDHMGWKVRYNSTAQPCPDPLAPPNGRISPVQAKYILKDHFSVFCETGYELLQGNLPLKSFTAVCQKDGSWDRPMPACSSTCGLWPS; encoded by the exons ATGAG GCTGCTGGTCTTCCTGGGCCTGCTGTGGGGCTCGGCGGCTGCGTCCTCAGGGCCACAGTGGCCCAAGCCAGTGTTCGGGCGCCTGGCATCGCCCGGCTTCCCCGACCAGTACGCCAACAACCAGGAGCGGCACTGGGCCCTGACGGCGCCCCCCGGCTACCGCCTGCGCCTCTACTTCACCCACTTCCAGCTGGAGCCCTCCTACCTGTGCGAGTATGACTTtgtcaag CTGAGCGCCGGGACCAAGGAGCTGGCCACGCTGTGCGGCTCAGAGAGCACGGACACGGAGCGGGCGCCTGGCAACGACACCTTCTACTCACCGGGCTCCAGCCTGGATGTCACCTTCCGCTCCGACTACTCCAACGAGAAGCCGTTCACGGGCTTCGAGGCCTTCTACTCTGCAGAGG ACATTGACGAGTGCCAGGTGCCCCCAGGAGAGGCCCCCACCTGCGACCACCACTGCCACAACCACCTGGGCGGCTTCTACTGTTCCTGCCGTGTGGGCTATGTTCTCCACAGGAACAAGCGCACCTGCTCAG CCCTGTGTTCCAGCCAGGTCTTCACTGCCCGGTCTGGAGAGCTCAGCAGCCCTGAATACCCGCAGCCATACCCCAAACTCTCCAGCTGCACCTACAGCATCCACTTGGAGGAGGGATTCCATATCATCTTGGACTTTGTGGAGTCCTTTGATGTGGAGATGCACCCTGAGACCCTGTGCCCCTACGACTCTCTTAAG ATTCGAACAGACAAGGCAGAATACGGTCCGTTCTGTGGGAAGACATTGCCCCGCAGGATTGAAACCAAGAGCAATACTGTGACCATCACCTTTACCACCGATCAGTCGGGGGACCACATGGGCTGGAAGGTCCGATACAACAGCACAG CTCAGCCTTGCCCTGATCCATTGGCGCCACCTAATGGCCGCATCTCCCCTGTGCAAGCCAAATACATCCTGAAAGACCACTTCTCGGTCTTCTGCGAGACCGGTTATGAACTTCTGCAA GGTAATTTACCCCTGAAATCATTTACTGCGGTCTGTCAGAAAGATGGCTCTTGGGACCGACCGATGCCAGCGTGCAGCAGTAC
- the MASP2 gene encoding mannan-binding lectin serine protease 2 isoform X3 has protein sequence MRLLVFLGLLWGSAAASSGPQWPKPVFGRLASPGFPDQYANNQERHWALTAPPGYRLRLYFTHFQLEPSYLCEYDFVKLSAGTKELATLCGSESTDTERAPGNDTFYSPGSSLDVTFRSDYSNEKPFTGFEAFYSAEDIDECQVPPGEAPTCDHHCHNHLGGFYCSCRVGYVLHRNKRTCSGAWMENQLAPWEVSSHIPRS, from the exons ATGAG GCTGCTGGTCTTCCTGGGCCTGCTGTGGGGCTCGGCGGCTGCGTCCTCAGGGCCACAGTGGCCCAAGCCAGTGTTCGGGCGCCTGGCATCGCCCGGCTTCCCCGACCAGTACGCCAACAACCAGGAGCGGCACTGGGCCCTGACGGCGCCCCCCGGCTACCGCCTGCGCCTCTACTTCACCCACTTCCAGCTGGAGCCCTCCTACCTGTGCGAGTATGACTTtgtcaag CTGAGCGCCGGGACCAAGGAGCTGGCCACGCTGTGCGGCTCAGAGAGCACGGACACGGAGCGGGCGCCTGGCAACGACACCTTCTACTCACCGGGCTCCAGCCTGGATGTCACCTTCCGCTCCGACTACTCCAACGAGAAGCCGTTCACGGGCTTCGAGGCCTTCTACTCTGCAGAGG ACATTGACGAGTGCCAGGTGCCCCCAGGAGAGGCCCCCACCTGCGACCACCACTGCCACAACCACCTGGGCGGCTTCTACTGTTCCTGCCGTGTGGGCTATGTTCTCCACAGGAACAAGCGCACCTGCTCAG GGGCCTGGATGGAAAACCAGCTGGCGCCCTGGGAAGTGAGCAGCCACATCCCTCGAAGCTGA
- the MASP2 gene encoding mannan-binding lectin serine protease 2 isoform X4 has protein sequence MRLLVFLGLLWGSAAASSGPQWPKPVFGRLASPGFPDQYANNQERHWALTAPPGYRLRLYFTHFQLEPSYLCEYDFVKLSAGTKELATLCGSESTDTERAPGNDTFYSPGSSLDVTFRSDYSNEKPFTGFEAFYSAEDIDECQVPPGEAPTCDHHCHNHLGGFYCSCRVGYVLHRNKRTCSEQSL, from the exons ATGAG GCTGCTGGTCTTCCTGGGCCTGCTGTGGGGCTCGGCGGCTGCGTCCTCAGGGCCACAGTGGCCCAAGCCAGTGTTCGGGCGCCTGGCATCGCCCGGCTTCCCCGACCAGTACGCCAACAACCAGGAGCGGCACTGGGCCCTGACGGCGCCCCCCGGCTACCGCCTGCGCCTCTACTTCACCCACTTCCAGCTGGAGCCCTCCTACCTGTGCGAGTATGACTTtgtcaag CTGAGCGCCGGGACCAAGGAGCTGGCCACGCTGTGCGGCTCAGAGAGCACGGACACGGAGCGGGCGCCTGGCAACGACACCTTCTACTCACCGGGCTCCAGCCTGGATGTCACCTTCCGCTCCGACTACTCCAACGAGAAGCCGTTCACGGGCTTCGAGGCCTTCTACTCTGCAGAGG ACATTGACGAGTGCCAGGTGCCCCCAGGAGAGGCCCCCACCTGCGACCACCACTGCCACAACCACCTGGGCGGCTTCTACTGTTCCTGCCGTGTGGGCTATGTTCTCCACAGGAACAAGCGCACCTGCTCAG AGCAGAGCCTCTAG